DNA from Tripterygium wilfordii isolate XIE 37 chromosome 4, ASM1340144v1, whole genome shotgun sequence:
TCATTGTACGGCTGAACCTAGTTGCTGATTTGAAAGAAGCTTGTTTCAAAGCAATTGGTTTCATGTATTTGCCTTTTGGAATAGGTAATGCTGACTGCTTGCTCTTATTATTAGTATAGCTGTTGATGGTATCGCTCATTATCgtgtaaatataaatatgatCTAAATAGGATTTAGTTGATTCAAGCCTGAAGTATCTAGGATATGCACATATCCATATCAAGAATTACTGGGTGAGATTCGTGCCAGTATCTAGATCTCTAACTTCTACTGCAGTTTTGCTATATTAAATGTCTCAAGAAGGGATGGAAATCCATTGCGATAAATCAAGGAGAAGTTATATCAAACATTCTATAAAGAAGTTATCTAGAAGACAAGCTTATAGCTTTATATTGAAGATCGATTCTGTTCATACAGCAAGAAAAAAGCAACTGCCAAATCATGAACAACCTCCCCCAAAGAAATTACCCACAAATTTCCCCCCAAGTTTTGATCTCTGCAATTTTTTGTGATTCACATAAACTTTTGAGTATCTGAGACAATCCTGGAGGGCTGCATTCTCTCGTTTTAAGCATTTCACCTCAAGCTGAAGCCCCTTAATGGCAACTTTCTTTTCAATATTTCTCCTCGCTAATTCTGCCTGCTGCTGCAGATTCTCTTGCATGAGCTTTGTGAATTGGTGGTTTAGTTCGGACCATGTGTTCTGGGACTCATAACTTCCTAAAGGGGACTCTTCTTGTGCAGCCTGAAAGAACTGAAAATCATTTGTCTTGAAACTTGTGTCCCCGTCAGCAGCACAAGTGTTCTCCTTTCCCACTATATCATCTCTATGTCCAAGTTGTGGTCTGGAATTTATCATACATGATTCAGTTGACACTAGTTGATCTGCTAGCTTGCTCAGATTTTCAAGCTCAGATGTTGCACTGTAGTATTCAAGGATTGACTTTTCATCAAGTGATTGCGAGTGGGAGTACAGGCCCTTGACTTTAGAATCATCAAAGCTTCCTATAACCCTTTTCTTGTCATTGCTGGCATCTTGAGTACTTT
Protein-coding regions in this window:
- the LOC119997569 gene encoding protein NETWORKED 4B-like, which translates into the protein MEINKASSSRCPDSSDRLPASQWLQTTLSGMEKKMKAMMNLLEEDSDSSAQKADIYYRRSTDLKQMLEEFNKSYLALAEEHDQLRSELHQDTNSGSSASNFKSTQDASNDKKRVIGSFDDSKVKGLYSHSQSLDEKSILEYYSATSELENLSKLADQLVSTESCMINSRPQLGHRDDIVGKENTCAADGDTSFKTNDFQFFQAAQEESPLGSYESQNTWSELNHQFTKLMQENLQQQAELARRNIEKKVAIKGLQLEVKCLKRENAALQDCLRYSKVYVNHKKLQRSKLGGKFVGNFFGGGCS